The sequence CATGAAGAGGTCTTCCTTCTCGCCGCCGTCCACCTTGTTCACGGCCACCAGCACGGGCTTGCCGGACTGGCGCAGCAGCTGGGCCACGCGCTGGTCTTCCGAGGTGATGCCCTCGCGGCCGTCAACCACCAGCAGCACCAGATCCGACGAGGTCACGGCGCGGCGCGCCTGCTCCAGCACGTCCACTTCCAGGCCCTGCGGGTCTTCCAGGGTCAGGCCACCCGTGTCGATGATGTTCACCGGCACGCCAGCCAGCACGGCCTGGCCTTCCAGTCGGTCGCGGGTGACGCCGGGGCGGTCGTGGGTGATGGCCTTGCGCCTGCGCAGGAAGCGGTTGAACAGGGTGGACTTGCCCACGTTGGGGCGACCGATAATGGCGAGAGTGGCTGGCATTGGAGGTATGTCCCGGGTTAAGGCCCCGGCGGGCAAGGGGGGTGGCCCCTTGAATCCCCGAGGTCGGGGGCTCCGCTGAGGACGGGTACTTTGCACTATCGCATGACGTCTTGTCAAGTCCTCTGAAAAACGGCGATTACCGCAGCTCCCCGGCCATGTCCTTCACGCCGGTCACGGTGGCGTACACCGCGCCCAGAGCCGCCATGAAGGCCGCCTGCACATGCGCGGCGGGCACGTTCACGTGGCCGTAGTCCAGGGCGCGCGTGGCGCAGGCGTCGGCCAGCACGACGCACTCGTAGCCCAGGTCGAAGGCTGCGCGGGTGGTTGCGTCCACGCACATGTGGGTCATCATTCCGGCGATAACCAGCCGCTTCACGTCGGCCTCGTCCAGGCGGTCCTGGAGTTCCGTGGCCCGGAACGAGTTGGGGAAAGTCTTCTGGACGACCGCTTCGCCCTCCTGGGGAGCCACTGCGGGGTGGATCTCCACGCCGGGCGTGCCGGGGATGAAGAAGCCCGCGCCGGGGCGCACCGAGAGGTGCTGCACGTGGATGACCGGCCAGCCCTGCTCGCGGAACCAGCCCAAGGCGCGGCCCGCCTTCAGCACGGCGGCCTCGGCCCCCACGAGCTCCATGGGGCCGCCCGCGAAGTAGTCCATCTGGAGGTCGATCAGGATGAGTGCGGTATTCATGGCGATGCCTTTATTATAGTTAGCGGCCAGATTGCGCCGACGCGGGTGCTGGATGCTGTCCCGTCCGTGTCCTGGCGGGCGGGCTAGAATCGATGTGAAGACGATTCGTCGCCCGCCCGCCAGAACCCGACCGGGACAGCACCCAGCCCCCGTCGAAACTTCAGTCTGCCGCGCTGGAATGCGAAGCGGAAAGCCGGGTCCAGGGGGAGGCTTCTCCCCCTGGCCGCCGGAGGCATATTATCTCTTACAGCTCCGGCGCACCCGAGGGAACCAGGCACAAGAGCATCAGCGGTTCAGTGCCGGTATTTCGCACCTGATGCTCCTCGTTCGGCTTGACGAGCACGGCGCTGCCCGGCCCGACCGGGTTCCACTGCCCGTTGCCGTACACTTCACCCTGCCCGCTGTGGTAGAACATCTCGTGCTCCCAGTCGTGGGTGTGGCGCGGCGTGTGGCCGCCGGGTGCGATCTCGAACAGTCGCATGCAGAAGTTGGGCGCGCCGTCAGCCTTGCCGATCAGCACGCGCCCGGCGACTCCCTTGGCTACTTCGTTGTCGAAGCGAACAGGTTCGATGGCCTTGTAATCCTTGATCTCCACGCCGTCCTCCCGATGATGTATGCCTGTTGACGCATCCGGGCTTTGCCCGGCTCCAAACGAAAATTACGCCTTCATCATATTGCGAAGATTCCTGGCGGTGCCGGAAATATCGTCCGCGCCCACGATCTCCGTTACCAGACAGGCCATGTGGGCTCCGCGCTCGCGCACCTGGGGCAGGTTGTGGGTCTTGATGCCGCCGATGGCCACGAAGGGCATGGGGATATGCTCCACAACATAGTCCAGATACTCGAAGCCCACGGGATCGCAGACGTCTTTCTTGGTCTTGGTGGCGAAGATGGGGCCGACGCCGATGTAGTCCACCACGCCGGAAGTCTGGGCTGCGCGCGCCTGGCTGGGACCGTGCGTGGAGAGCCCGATTATCCTGTCCGGCCCGAGGAGCTTGCGCACCGCCGCCGGGGGCAGGTCCTCCTGCCCGACGTGCACGCCGTCGGCGTCCACCAGCAGGGCCAGGTCCACGTGATCGTTGATGATGAAGGTGGCCTTGGCGGAGCGCGTCATTTCACGCAATGTCAGGCACTCGTCGTACATGGCCCCCGCCTTCTTGTCCTTCTCGCGATACTGGATGACGGTGATGCCCGCCTCCAGGAGCTTCTCGGCCACCTCCAGATTGGAACGGCCATTGGAGTGCTCCTCCGAGAGGATGGCATAGATGCCGCCAGCCAGAAAATTACGCATGGATTTCTTCACGCTTGCCTCCGCAAAGCGAATTCGAGCACCAGATCGGCCTGTTTGGCCGCCGCAACCGTGACGCACGGGGCCAGGGGCGGACACTGCTCCGTGGCCGCGCTGGCCATGTCGCCCACTATGGCGAAGTTATCGCGCACGCGCCGCGTGACGATGCGGTCAGCATCGCCATACCCCGCAAGACCTGACGCGGCCACCAGAAATTTACCCGTAGGGAGGTAGGCCTCCACGATCATGCGCTTGGCGCTGGCCGCGTCGAAGGCTTCGACGACAACGTCGCAGTCCGCGAACAGGGAAGCGACATTGTCGGGCGTGATGAGGGTCTGCACGGCCTGGATGTTCGCGTCCGGGTTGATGTCCAGAAGGTTGTCGCGAAGCGCCGCGACCTTGGGCATGCCGATCTGGCGGATAAAGAAGAACTGGCGGTTCAGGTTGCTGGCATCGACAACGTCGTGGTCAGCAATGACGAAGTTCGAGAACCCGGAGCGCACCAGCATCCAGGCGCAATTGGAACCGAGCCCGCCCGCGCCCGCGATGCCGATGCGAAGGGAGCGCACGCGCGAAAGATCGTCCGGCGACAGATAGCGCGACAGGCCCTGCTGGAAGGGATTCATGCGGTCATCCTAAAAGTATATCCAACCCGAAAACAAACCGAATCATTGCTAGTTGACGCCTAACAACTCTCTAAATTCTCCAGCCAAACGCTCTTGCAACACTTTTATTTCATCCCTGTACTTACCCCTAACACCTTCTAACATTTCATGGCGCGTGCCAAGAATCAGGGGATTATTTATATATGTGGCGTGCTCAACATCAAGAGGATACACTTGAATCGCACGAATAGCCTGTCTCATTTTCGCAAGAAAATCATCAATCAAAGCACACAACTCTGGAGAAAAAAACAATCCATTACGCGGATATACTTTCAAAAGCTCATTATAGCTATCAACAACGTTGCTAAACATCTCCTCTATCGACATATCATCCAAGCGATGCAATACGGACAAAGTTGACTCAAGATAAACACCAATACAGCTTATACTACCATACATTGACTTTATAACTTCGAGCCTTTCTTCATGTAGCTTTGAAAACCTAAAAGACCTTTCATTATCAATACGGCTCAATTCAAAAGAAATACGCGCTTGATATTCATCTGCATCCCTCTTGAGGCATGCCCTATGTGTTTCTATGTCTCCATTTAGCTTGGCCTTATATTTTTCAAGTGATTTATCAAACCAAGAACTGAACAATTTCTTCGTCAGCCAAGCTACGGCCGCAGAGATTGATACAGCAGCGGAGAACACAGCGAGAGAGAACTTAACTACCTCTTCCCATCCCATAGGAGGACCTCACTCGAAACAATAATTTGTTCAATGTTCAACTGCTGTTCAAACTATTGTCTGCATCCTACAAATACTGCCAATCCTTGTACACCGGCTGATACCCCCGCGAGTACAGCATCTGGGCCATTTCGGCCACACTGCGCTCGTCGGATATCTCGAACTGGCCGGGGTCTTCCTGGCCGGACGCCCTGCCCCCGACCTGGGTGCATACGCCCGCGCTCATCTTGGTGACGCCAAGCCCCAGCAGGTTGTCGCGCAGCTTCGCGTTCTCGCGCGTGGAGAGCGTCACCCCGCCGCGCGGCATGAACAGCCTGAACGCCAAAATATACTGCACCATGTCCGCGTCCGACACGATCACCTTGGGCGGGAAGCCCCCCAGGTGCGGGCGCATGCGCGGCGGCGAGATGGCCACTTCCACGTCCGGGTAGGTGTGCTGCAAGTAGTCCGTGTGCAGGCCGGTGAAGAAGGCTTCGGTGCGCCAGTCGTTCAACCCCAGGAGCGTCCCCGTGGTGATCTGGCGGATGCCCGCCGCAGCCGCGCGCTCCGGGGCCTCCAGGCGGTTGCGGTAAACCCGCTTGGGGCCTTTGGGGTGCAGCTCGGCGTAGATTTCCTCGTTGTAGACTTCCTGGAACATGGTCATGCCGTCCACGCCCACGGCGGCCAGCTCGGCGTATTCGTCCTGGGTGAGGGCGTAGACCTCCACGGCGATGCTGGTGAAGTACTTCTTCAGCACCTTGGAGCAATCCGCGATGTAGCTGACCGGAGTCTGTTTGCGGTCGTCCCCAGTGAGGATCAAGATGTGCTTCAGCCCGCTCTTGGCGATCTCGACCGCTTCGGCCTCGACCTCCTCAAGCGTCAACTTGCGGCGCTCCAACGCGTTCTTCGTGTTGAAGCCGCAGTAGACACACTGGTTGGTGCAGTGGTTGGCCAGATACAGCGGCGTAAACAAGAGCACCGCCTTGCCGAAGTGGCGCACGGTGAGTTCGCTGGCGCGGCGCGCCATGGCCTCCAGGTGGGACGTGGCGCGCGGGGAAAGAAGCGCCAAGTAGTCCTCGCGGGACAGGCGCTCTTTGCTGATGATGCGCGCGATGTCGGCGTCCGTCACCGAGGCGAAGAAGGACGCGAAGTCGAAGCCGTCGTAGCGGCGTAGTTCGTCGTAGAATGTCATGGTACGTCTCTATTCGTGAAGAAATCCCGTAAGCGGCGACGACGCCTTCGCGCTCTCCTGCACGGCTCCCGGCCCGGCCAGAAACGCCGCGCGCCCTGCCGCCACGGCCTGCCCGAAAGCGCGCCCCATGGCCACGGGGTCCGACGCCGACGCCACGGCGGTGTTCACCAGCACGGCGGCCGCGCCCATCTCCATGCACTCGCAGGCTTCGGAGGGCCGCCCGATCCCGGCATCCACGATGACCGGCAGCTCAAGCTCCTCGATCATGATGCGCACGAGTTCCTTGGTGCGGAAACCCCGATTGGTGCCGATAGGCGCGCCCAGCGGCATGATGGCGGCGGCTCCGGCCTCGGCCATGCGCTTGGCGGCCATCAGGTCCGGCGACATGTAGGGCAGCACGGTGAAGCCCTCGGCAGCCAGGATGCGCGTGGCCTCGATGGTCTCCTGGTTGTCGGGCAGCAGGTAGCGGTTGTCGCTTATCACCTCGATCTTGATCCAGTCGCCGCAACCTGCCGCGCGGGCGAGGCGCGCGATGCGCACGGCCTCGGCGGCGTTTCGCGCGCCGGAGGTGTTGGGCATCAGGATGCAGGTCTTGGGAATATGGGTAAGGATGTTCTCCTGACCGGCCTCGGGGTCCACGCGGCGAACCGCCACGGTGATGACGCCCGCACCGCTGGCCTCGACGATGGCCGGGATGAGCGTGTTGGAGGAATATTTCCCGGACCCCAGGAAGAGGCGGCTCGGGAGGGTGACGCCGCCGATTGTGAGCTTGTCGGACATATATCAGCCTCCTCCCACGAAGGACACGATCTCCAGGCTGTCGCCCTCTGCGAGGAGGGTTTGCGCCCATTTGTCCTTGGGGACGATGGATTCGTTCAGTTCGATGACCACGACCGCAGGGTCCAGATTCCGGGAGGCCAGGTAGGCTTCCAGGGTCTGGGGGTGCGGCAGGGTGGTGGATTTTCCGTTGATGCGAAGGTTCATGTTGGAGTGCTCCCGCTGGGGAGAGAGTGTAACACCGCTGCTGGCGGCGTAAAGGGCTGGGTAGGGCCTGGGCATACCGGGCCGGGACCGGGTCGGGCAGGTCGTCGGGGCGGGTGCTGGGTGCTGTCCCGTTCGTGTCCTGGCGGGCGGGCTAGAACCGATTTGAAGACGATTCGTCGCCCGCCCGCCAGAACCCGACCGTGACAGCACCCAGCCCTCGTCGAAAACCCATACTCCGTCAAGAAATGCAAAGCGGAGACGGCGTCCTGCACCAAATTCCCGTCAAAACTCCAGTCTGCCGTGTTCCAATTCCAGAAGAGGCAGGCGTCCCGCACCCGGCACTTGCCTGCAAAGGCTTTGCCTTGCTTGAAAACCTTTGCAGTGGACGTTCTGCATCCGGTTTACGAGGAAACTCCAGTCTGCCGCGCTGGAATGCGAAGCGGAGAGGGTTTCCAAAGGGCGAAGCCCTTTGGCCGCCGGAGGCATCCTGATTCTTACTTACTTCCCGCCAATAATCCTGGCGATGTTCTCCACGTAGGGCGCGCGGATGACGCCGCGCTCGGTGACGATGCCCGCGATCAGCTCCGAGGGGGTGGCGTCGAAGGCGTAGTTGAACACGCCGACGCCCTGCGGGGTGATCTGGTGCTCGCCAATGTGTGTGACCTCGCGGGGGGTGCGGTCCTCGATGGGGATGTCCGCGCCCGAGGGACAGGCGAGGTCGAAGGTGCTGGCCGGGGCCGCCACGTAGAAGGGCACGCCGAAGTGCTTGGCCAGGATGGCCACGCCGAAGGTGCCGATCTTGTTGGCCGCGTCGCCGTTGGCCGCGATGCGGTCGGCGCCGACCACGACCTTCTGCACCATGCCGCGCTGCATGAGGAGCGCGCAGGCGTTGTCGCAGGCGACCTTGACGGGGATGCCGTCCTTGGCCAGCTCGTAGGCGGTGAGACGCGCGCCCTGCAGGAAGGGGCGGGTCTCGTTGGCGATCACGGAGATCTTCTTGCCCTGCTCCCAGGCGCCGCGAATGACGCCAAGCGCCGTGCCGTACCCGGCGGTGGCCAGGGCTCCGGCGTTGCAGTGCGTCATCACGGTGTCGCCGTCGTCGATGAGGTCCGCACCGAAGCGGCCCATGGCCGTGTTGATCTCGATGTCCTGGGCGTGGATGTCCTTGGCCATGGCCAGCCACTTGGCGGACAGCTCAGGCAGGCTCAGGCCCGGAGAGGCCT comes from Fundidesulfovibrio putealis DSM 16056 and encodes:
- a CDS encoding cysteine hydrolase family protein; the encoded protein is MNTALILIDLQMDYFAGGPMELVGAEAAVLKAGRALGWFREQGWPVIHVQHLSVRPGAGFFIPGTPGVEIHPAVAPQEGEAVVQKTFPNSFRATELQDRLDEADVKRLVIAGMMTHMCVDATTRAAFDLGYECVVLADACATRALDYGHVNVPAAHVQAAFMAALGAVYATVTGVKDMAGELR
- a CDS encoding cupin domain-containing protein, whose product is MEIKDYKAIEPVRFDNEVAKGVAGRVLIGKADGAPNFCMRLFEIAPGGHTPRHTHDWEHEMFYHSGQGEVYGNGQWNPVGPGSAVLVKPNEEHQVRNTGTEPLMLLCLVPSGAPEL
- the thiE gene encoding thiamine phosphate synthase; amino-acid sequence: MRNFLAGGIYAILSEEHSNGRSNLEVAEKLLEAGITVIQYREKDKKAGAMYDECLTLREMTRSAKATFIINDHVDLALLVDADGVHVGQEDLPPAAVRKLLGPDRIIGLSTHGPSQARAAQTSGVVDYIGVGPIFATKTKKDVCDPVGFEYLDYVVEHIPMPFVAIGGIKTHNLPQVRERGAHMACLVTEIVGADDISGTARNLRNMMKA
- the thiF gene encoding sulfur carrier protein ThiS adenylyltransferase ThiF, with product MNPFQQGLSRYLSPDDLSRVRSLRIGIAGAGGLGSNCAWMLVRSGFSNFVIADHDVVDASNLNRQFFFIRQIGMPKVAALRDNLLDINPDANIQAVQTLITPDNVASLFADCDVVVEAFDAASAKRMIVEAYLPTGKFLVAASGLAGYGDADRIVTRRVRDNFAIVGDMASAATEQCPPLAPCVTVAAAKQADLVLEFALRRQA
- the thiH gene encoding 2-iminoacetate synthase ThiH, with the translated sequence MTFYDELRRYDGFDFASFFASVTDADIARIISKERLSREDYLALLSPRATSHLEAMARRASELTVRHFGKAVLLFTPLYLANHCTNQCVYCGFNTKNALERRKLTLEEVEAEAVEIAKSGLKHILILTGDDRKQTPVSYIADCSKVLKKYFTSIAVEVYALTQDEYAELAAVGVDGMTMFQEVYNEEIYAELHPKGPKRVYRNRLEAPERAAAAGIRQITTGTLLGLNDWRTEAFFTGLHTDYLQHTYPDVEVAISPPRMRPHLGGFPPKVIVSDADMVQYILAFRLFMPRGGVTLSTRENAKLRDNLLGLGVTKMSAGVCTQVGGRASGQEDPGQFEISDERSVAEMAQMLYSRGYQPVYKDWQYL
- a CDS encoding thiazole synthase, which translates into the protein MSDKLTIGGVTLPSRLFLGSGKYSSNTLIPAIVEASGAGVITVAVRRVDPEAGQENILTHIPKTCILMPNTSGARNAAEAVRIARLARAAGCGDWIKIEVISDNRYLLPDNQETIEATRILAAEGFTVLPYMSPDLMAAKRMAEAGAAAIMPLGAPIGTNRGFRTKELVRIMIEELELPVIVDAGIGRPSEACECMEMGAAAVLVNTAVASASDPVAMGRAFGQAVAAGRAAFLAGPGAVQESAKASSPLTGFLHE
- the thiS gene encoding sulfur carrier protein ThiS, giving the protein MNLRINGKSTTLPHPQTLEAYLASRNLDPAVVVIELNESIVPKDKWAQTLLAEGDSLEIVSFVGGG
- the mtnA gene encoding S-methyl-5-thioribose-1-phosphate isomerase, which gives rise to MTDHIQFSPEKDALILLDQRILPGREEYFPCTNTQETIYALQTMVVRGAPAIGVTAAYGCYLASREVASASDWKAALEKLLVELEEARPTAVNLRWAVKLMRDAWKASPGLSLPELSAKWLAMAKDIHAQDIEINTAMGRFGADLIDDGDTVMTHCNAGALATAGYGTALGVIRGAWEQGKKISVIANETRPFLQGARLTAYELAKDGIPVKVACDNACALLMQRGMVQKVVVGADRIAANGDAANKIGTFGVAILAKHFGVPFYVAAPASTFDLACPSGADIPIEDRTPREVTHIGEHQITPQGVGVFNYAFDATPSELIAGIVTERGVIRAPYVENIARIIGGK